A DNA window from Zingiber officinale cultivar Zhangliang chromosome 3A, Zo_v1.1, whole genome shotgun sequence contains the following coding sequences:
- the LOC122052173 gene encoding serine carboxypeptidase II-3-like — MKPSSSSCLFFFLCLLQCEASGTVRQGDALNKFYFNNRARRSSSWTSSLLSISDLESKVYDNSGLKKDDKIVGLPGQPDGVHFDQYAGYVTVDRANGRALFYYFAETAENNGSKPLVLWLNGGPGCSSLGYGAMEELGPFRVMSDGKSLYRNPYAWNEVANILFLESPAGVGFSYSNTTSDYAKSGDRRTAIDALVFLVNWFERFPEYKGRDFFITGESYAGHYVPQLAHAILHHKDRLINLKGIAIGNAVINDETDAKGLFDYFWTHALIADETIVAIHKFCNFSPDTQQQPPECDRAIEEADRVFNEVDIYNIYAPLCFSSGVTPTPKLPSIENFDPCTSNYVEAYLNNPEVQKALHANVTKLNYTWSGCSQVIHSWSDQPSTILPIIHELLSNGIRVLKYSGDIDGRVPVTSTRYSLNKLKLKVKASWRAWMLNSEVGGYTMMYDHNLTFATVRGAGHEVPSYQPARALEMIKSFLQESGF, encoded by the exons ATGAAGCCAAGTTCCAGCAGctgtctcttcttcttcctctgtttaTTACAATGCGAAGCTTCTGGTACAGTGCGACAGGGAGATGCGCTGAACAAGTTCTACTTTAACAACAGAGCAAGGAGGTCTTCTTCATGGACTAGTAGTCTCCTTTCGATATCCGACCTGGAGTCGAAGGTCTACGACAATAGCGGGCTGAAGAAGGACGACAAGATCGTTGGGCTGCCCGGCCAGCCGGACGGCGTGCATTTCGATCAGTACGCAGGGTATGTCACTGTTGACAGAGCCAACGGCCGGGCTCTGTTTTACTACTTTGCTGAGACTGCCGAGAATAACGGGTCGAAGCCTCTTGTTCTATGGCtcaatggag GACCGGGGTGTTCGTCGCTCGGGTACGGCGCCATGGAGGAGCTCGGGCCGTTTCGGGTCATGAGCGACGGCAAGTCTCTGTACAGGAATCCGTACGCTTGGAACGAAG TTGCGAACATCTTGTTCCTGGAGAGCCCCGCCGGCGTCGGCTTCTCCTACTCCAACACCACATCGGACTACGCCAAGAGCGGCGACCGTAGAACGGCGATCGATGCACTGGTTTTCCTCGTCAACTGGTTCGAGCGGTTCCCGGAGTATAAGGGGAGGGACTTCTTCATCACCGGCGAGAGCTACGCCGGGCACTACGTCCCTCAGCTCGCCCATGCCATACTCCATCACAAAGATCGTCTCATCAACCTCAAAGGCATCGCG ATCGGGAACGCGGTGATCAACGACGAGACAGATGCCAAGGGGTTGTTCGACTACTTCTGGACGCACGCGTTGATCGCCGACGAGACCATCGTCGCGATCCACAAGTTCTGCAATTTCTCGCCGGACACGCAGCAACAGCCACCGGAGTGCGACCGAGCGATCGAGGAGGCCGACCGAGTCTTCAACGAAGTGGACATCTACAACATATACGCACCGCTATGCTTCTCATCGGGTGTGACGCCGACTCCAAAGTTGCCCTCG ATTGAGAATTTTGATCCTTGTACTTCTAATTACGTGGAGGCATATCTTAACAATCCTGAGGTGCAGAAAGCTCTACATGCTAATGTGACAAAACTCAACTACACCTGGTCTGGTTGTAG CCAAGTTATACATAGCTGGTCAGATCAGCCTTCCACAATATTGCCAATTATTCACGAATTGTTATCAAATGGGATTAGAGTTCTGAAGTAcag TGGTGACATTGATGGAAGAGTTCCAGTTACTTCCACAAGATACTCCCTCAACAAACTAAAGCTTAAAGTGAAGGCTTCATGGAGAGCTTGGATGCTTAACAGTGAG GTTGGGGGATACACTATGATGTATGATCATAATTTGACATTTGCCACTGTTCGAGGAGCCGGGCATGAGGTTCCAAGTTATCAGCCAGCTCGAGCTCTGGAGATGATCAAGAGTTTTCTTCAAGAGTCAGGGTTTTAA